A genomic segment from Alteribacillus bidgolensis encodes:
- a CDS encoding class I SAM-dependent methyltransferase — protein sequence MELTPHLYHWLIRPKWITKKYVHNVLTEHVHFSNKSVLDFGTGTGANSVICEPSGYLGVDLNKKRIELAKRNYPNYRFDVINGPLSVIEQSFDIIMIVAVLHHIPPKKVSSYVKEFGKALNPNGGRIVVMEPCFFENTPISNRFMHKNDNGKYIQYEQGYLNFFLSEGFQCKVLKRYSKCLFYNELFFIAY from the coding sequence ATGGAACTAACTCCCCATCTTTATCATTGGTTGATTCGACCTAAGTGGATTACAAAAAAATATGTACATAATGTACTGACAGAGCATGTTCATTTTTCTAACAAATCTGTTTTGGATTTTGGAACTGGAACGGGAGCTAATTCCGTAATATGCGAACCTTCTGGCTACCTGGGAGTAGATCTAAATAAAAAAAGAATCGAATTGGCAAAACGCAACTATCCGAATTATCGTTTTGACGTTATTAATGGACCCCTTTCTGTTATAGAACAATCTTTTGATATTATTATGATTGTTGCTGTTCTGCATCATATTCCTCCAAAGAAGGTATCCTCTTATGTTAAAGAATTTGGAAAAGCTCTAAATCCGAATGGCGGCAGGATAGTTGTGATGGAGCCATGTTTTTTTGAAAACACTCCGATCAGTAATAGATTTATGCATAAAAACGATAATGGGAAATATATCCAATATGAACAAGGTTATTTAAATTTCTTTTTAAGTGAAGGTTTTCAATGCAAGGTATTAAAAAGATACAGTAAGTGCCTTTTTTATAATGAATTGTTTTTTATTGCATATTGA
- a CDS encoding glycoside hydrolase family 32 protein, with protein MKCNYKGVLVSTVSLMAGLFMHTADVGAEDSEESEKNSQLQEVDNNYYEELYRPQFHFTPEENWMNDPNGLVYYQGEYHMFYQYNPKGNTWGNMSWGHAVSKDLVHWEHLDVAMEPDELGMIFSGSAVVDKHNTSGLFKGGSGGLVAIFTHAGDTQKQSIAYSEDKGRTWQKYEGNPVLENQGIEDFRDPKVFWHEDTEKWIMAVAADDRVQFYSSPDLLDWEFMSEFGEGMGAQEGVWECPDLFEIPVDGDPNNTKWVLQVDINPGAIAGGSGGQYFIGDFDGETFTTDQKAEEINWVDYGKDFYASQSWDNTKERRIWTAWMSNWNYAEDIPTSPWRSAMTIPREVGLKTSENGDILLTQKPIREMKKVRNKKHHLKSQNIDSDHLPVSEVQGQTQEIIAEFEIGSAEEFGFHIRKGEEEYTKVGYDTENQELFVDRTKSGDTDFNDDFPGIYAAPLASEENKIKMHIFVDRSSVEVFGNDGERVLTNQIFPKPESNELEIYAEDGDVNVTSLDVFELDSTWKNKINQ; from the coding sequence TTGAAATGTAATTATAAAGGAGTTCTCGTTTCAACTGTGTCATTAATGGCTGGTTTATTCATGCATACTGCAGATGTAGGAGCTGAAGATTCTGAAGAGTCAGAAAAAAATAGTCAATTGCAAGAAGTGGATAATAATTATTACGAGGAATTGTACCGCCCTCAATTTCACTTTACTCCAGAGGAAAATTGGATGAACGATCCTAACGGTTTGGTTTATTACCAGGGAGAATACCATATGTTTTATCAATATAACCCTAAAGGTAATACATGGGGGAACATGAGCTGGGGCCATGCTGTCAGCAAGGATCTTGTTCACTGGGAGCATCTAGATGTAGCGATGGAACCCGATGAATTAGGGATGATTTTTTCTGGAAGTGCTGTAGTGGACAAACATAATACAAGCGGTCTGTTTAAAGGCGGCTCTGGGGGATTAGTCGCCATTTTCACTCATGCAGGTGATACACAGAAACAAAGTATTGCTTACAGCGAAGACAAAGGAAGAACATGGCAAAAATACGAAGGCAATCCGGTCCTTGAAAACCAAGGCATAGAAGATTTTCGTGATCCAAAGGTTTTTTGGCATGAAGATACGGAGAAATGGATAATGGCGGTCGCTGCCGATGACCGCGTTCAATTTTACTCTTCACCTGACCTCCTTGACTGGGAATTTATGAGCGAGTTTGGTGAAGGAATGGGGGCCCAAGAAGGAGTTTGGGAATGCCCTGATCTGTTCGAAATTCCTGTCGATGGAGATCCAAACAACACAAAATGGGTACTGCAGGTCGATATTAACCCAGGAGCAATTGCAGGAGGTTCTGGGGGACAATACTTTATCGGTGACTTTGATGGCGAAACCTTTACAACTGATCAAAAAGCAGAGGAAATAAATTGGGTAGATTACGGAAAAGATTTCTACGCCAGCCAATCTTGGGATAACACAAAAGAGCGGCGTATTTGGACAGCTTGGATGAGCAATTGGAATTATGCAGAAGATATTCCTACATCACCTTGGAGAAGTGCTATGACAATCCCTAGAGAAGTCGGATTGAAAACTTCTGAAAATGGTGACATTCTTCTTACGCAAAAACCTATACGGGAAATGAAAAAAGTTAGAAACAAGAAACATCATTTAAAAAGTCAAAACATTGATTCAGATCATCTCCCCGTTTCAGAAGTACAAGGACAGACCCAGGAAATTATCGCTGAGTTTGAAATAGGTTCAGCAGAAGAGTTCGGTTTTCATATTCGAAAAGGAGAGGAAGAATATACGAAAGTAGGATATGATACAGAAAACCAAGAATTATTTGTAGATCGAACAAAGTCTGGTGACACCGACTTTAATGACGATTTTCCTGGCATCTACGCAGCACCATTAGCTTCAGAAGAAAACAAAATTAAAATGCATATATTTGTAGATCGTTCCTCTGTAGAAGTTTTTGGAAATGATGGAGAAAGAGTTCTGACAAACCAAATCTTTCCTAAACCTGAAAGCAATGAGCTAGAGATCTATGCTGAAGACGGTGATGTAAACGTAACTTCTTTAGATGTATTTGAATTAGACAGCACGTGGAAAAATAAGATAAATCAGTAA
- a CDS encoding glycerophosphodiester phosphodiesterase gives MKKYLSSILTAALFFTVFLPGGMALADGEISTKTKKQTLNIAHRGASGYAPENTLAAFEKAVDMKAEMIELDVQMSKDGELVVIHDTTVDRTTDGTGAVKDLTYEEIAELDAGSFFSEEFVGEKIPTLGEVLDQFRGRTGILIEIKSPYLYPEIEQKVADELISRNMDKPNNNKIIVQSFDHQSMKTFQSILPSVPVGVLLSYSPDGISDAQLADFARYAEYVNPNKDMMDADLLERIHEFGMKSHPWTVRDQESADFLLELEVDGIITDYPDYVDPHK, from the coding sequence ATGAAAAAGTATTTATCAAGCATTTTAACGGCCGCTTTGTTCTTTACAGTATTTCTTCCAGGGGGAATGGCATTGGCTGACGGAGAGATATCAACCAAGACAAAAAAGCAAACCCTCAATATTGCGCATCGAGGTGCCTCTGGTTATGCCCCTGAAAATACATTAGCAGCCTTTGAAAAAGCAGTGGACATGAAAGCCGAAATGATTGAACTGGATGTACAAATGAGCAAAGACGGAGAGCTTGTTGTTATCCACGATACGACAGTAGACAGAACGACAGATGGCACAGGTGCTGTTAAAGATTTAACATATGAAGAAATAGCAGAACTGGATGCAGGAAGCTTCTTCAGTGAGGAATTTGTCGGTGAAAAAATACCTACACTTGGCGAAGTGCTTGACCAATTTAGAGGAAGAACTGGTATTCTTATTGAAATAAAATCACCTTATCTATACCCGGAAATCGAACAGAAAGTAGCTGATGAGCTAATTTCTCGTAATATGGATAAACCAAATAACAATAAAATTATTGTTCAATCTTTTGATCATCAGTCCATGAAAACATTCCAGTCGATTCTCCCCTCTGTGCCAGTCGGTGTACTATTAAGCTACAGCCCGGATGGCATCTCTGATGCACAGCTTGCTGATTTCGCTCGTTATGCTGAGTATGTCAATCCTAATAAGGATATGATGGACGCTGATCTGCTTGAACGTATTCATGAGTTTGGCATGAAATCACATCCATGGACGGTTAGAGACCAAGAATCCGCAGATTTCCTATTGGAATTAGAAGTAGACGGTATCATTACGGATTACCCTGATTATGTGGACCCCCATAAATAA
- a CDS encoding aspartate/glutamate racemase family protein: MIYQAKKGQVNYGETIGILMLDSHIPFIPGDMGNAFTFSFPVQYKKVNGLTVKQMYEEKEAVLPKVITAGKELIAKSGVKAITGNCGYLLLFQQELAKSLKVPVFMSSLLQLSMLEKIIDTSSQKIGIITAESYRLNTNLLQAAGTNPKSVYIKGLENTSHFAEVAIQETGILDTQQIEQEVVDAAAEMMKDHPEISILLLECSLLSPYSKAIQEKIQRPVFDYVTLIQFVFESFIRERVY, from the coding sequence ATGATTTACCAAGCAAAGAAAGGACAAGTAAACTATGGTGAGACAATAGGCATACTTATGCTCGACAGCCACATCCCGTTTATCCCCGGCGATATGGGAAATGCCTTCACTTTTTCTTTTCCTGTTCAATATAAAAAAGTGAACGGCTTAACCGTAAAGCAAATGTATGAAGAAAAAGAAGCTGTGCTTCCAAAAGTAATCACAGCAGGAAAAGAACTTATTGCAAAGAGCGGGGTTAAAGCAATTACAGGAAACTGCGGATACTTATTACTTTTTCAGCAAGAACTGGCAAAGTCTCTGAAAGTTCCCGTATTTATGTCGAGTTTGCTGCAGCTTTCTATGCTGGAAAAAATAATAGACACTTCTAGTCAAAAAATCGGCATTATCACGGCTGAATCATATCGTTTAAACACCAACCTGCTGCAAGCTGCAGGTACAAATCCAAAAAGTGTATATATTAAGGGATTAGAAAATACATCCCATTTTGCAGAAGTTGCAATTCAGGAAACAGGCATTTTGGACACGCAACAAATAGAACAAGAAGTCGTGGATGCTGCTGCAGAAATGATGAAAGACCATCCCGAAATATCCATCCTGTTATTAGAATGCAGCCTCCTCTCCCCTTATTCCAAAGCAATACAAGAAAAAATACAGCGTCCTGTATTTGACTACGTGACGCTGATACAGTTTGTGTTTGAGTCGTTTATTAGAGAAAGAGTTTACTGA
- a CDS encoding STAS domain-containing protein, which translates to MLQNEVKKELVELGRAMYDSRSKIAANIQKPLKEYGREQTIREETVLDFQENFIVIISEAFTVNQEEMSQKIAQWAEETSNYAMQIGVTLDQPIETVKDYRSAIWNFIQQETKEQGFSIDTVFETQKIVDPMIDKTVSLLCQKYVSHHQEELKLAQDTFLELSAPVVPITETVAVLPIIGKIDTKRGYKLMDTALQQSDMYNLDYLLLDLSGVSTVDTPSINKIHETVQSLHLLGVKAIICGVRPDLSQTMCSLDIGFDNIEVHGNLRKSLSTLGIFQ; encoded by the coding sequence TTGTTGCAAAATGAGGTTAAAAAAGAACTGGTTGAACTAGGAAGAGCAATGTATGATTCAAGAAGCAAAATAGCAGCAAACATCCAAAAACCTTTGAAAGAATACGGCCGCGAGCAAACAATTAGAGAAGAGACGGTCCTCGACTTTCAAGAAAATTTTATTGTTATTATCTCTGAAGCATTTACGGTAAACCAAGAAGAAATGAGTCAAAAAATAGCTCAATGGGCGGAAGAAACTTCTAATTATGCTATGCAGATAGGAGTTACGCTTGACCAGCCGATAGAAACGGTCAAGGATTACCGCTCAGCCATATGGAATTTTATTCAACAAGAGACCAAAGAACAAGGATTTTCCATAGACACGGTATTTGAAACTCAAAAAATAGTAGACCCTATGATTGATAAGACCGTCTCTTTGTTGTGTCAAAAGTATGTTTCCCATCATCAGGAAGAACTTAAGTTAGCACAAGACACCTTTTTAGAACTTTCTGCTCCTGTTGTCCCTATTACTGAAACGGTTGCGGTTCTTCCTATTATTGGTAAAATAGATACAAAAAGAGGCTACAAATTAATGGATACAGCGTTGCAGCAATCAGACATGTATAATCTTGACTATCTTTTGCTTGACCTTTCAGGTGTGTCCACTGTGGATACCCCCTCCATTAACAAAATTCATGAAACGGTTCAATCTCTCCATCTGCTAGGAGTCAAAGCTATCATATGCGGCGTAAGGCCAGACTTATCCCAAACGATGTGTTCTTTAGATATTGGGTTCGATAATATCGAAGTTCACGGCAACCTTCGAAAATCGCTCTCTACATTAGGGATTTTCCAATAA
- a CDS encoding LLM class flavin-dependent oxidoreductase, whose amino-acid sequence MPYHYPVELAHRTAFLDHLSLGRLMLGIGAGGLPSDHETYGVDEANGANRTMTAEALEIILKFWKEKEPFQYKGTYWNANKIEGDEYLRPHIEPYQKPYPPIGVTGLSPGSETLKMAGEKSSNEPGSEPRLYYKSLGFCGRRS is encoded by the coding sequence CTGCCTTACCATTATCCAGTAGAATTAGCTCATCGTACGGCGTTTCTTGATCATTTATCACTAGGTCGCTTAATGCTTGGCATTGGGGCAGGGGGTCTTCCTAGTGATCATGAAACATATGGTGTAGACGAAGCCAATGGCGCAAATAGAACAATGACAGCAGAAGCATTAGAAATTATATTGAAGTTTTGGAAGGAAAAAGAGCCTTTTCAATATAAAGGAACGTATTGGAATGCGAATAAAATAGAGGGTGATGAATATTTAAGGCCGCATATTGAGCCATATCAGAAACCATACCCGCCTATTGGCGTAACCGGACTTAGTCCAGGATCAGAAACACTGAAAATGGCTGGAGAAAAAAGTTCCAATGAGCCTGGGAGCGAACCTCGATTATATTACAAGTCATTGGGATTCTGTGGAAGAAGGAGCTAA
- a CDS encoding metallophosphoesterase — protein sequence MIWLFIIMVLVIIGYKAYENTKQVVINKVELNQDEKTADSSVTVLHLSDMHLENISITPEQLYEKLKQESIDIIAITGDFLDRKRTIPKLVPYLDALNKLNPRYGMYAVFGNHDYVLKDNDFAALKNILEQNGCKTLQNEQCLLNIEGHPVNIIGIDDYSTNRSDLESSYQYVKSGYNLVLTHDPNVVLDMKHCSFDYLLSGHFHGGQFLYPKPYHLVKMGKLARMKMIKGLHCYEDKSFYISEGLGQTGLNARIGSRPEITLHTLSVGKEMANAKIS from the coding sequence ATGATTTGGTTATTTATTATTATGGTCCTTGTTATTATTGGATATAAAGCTTATGAAAATACAAAGCAAGTGGTAATCAATAAAGTAGAATTAAATCAGGATGAAAAGACTGCGGATTCCTCCGTTACTGTACTCCATCTTTCTGATATGCACTTGGAAAACATCTCCATCACACCGGAACAGCTTTATGAAAAATTAAAACAGGAATCAATTGATATTATTGCGATAACTGGGGATTTTCTAGATCGAAAACGTACGATACCGAAGCTTGTCCCATATTTGGACGCTCTAAATAAACTGAACCCCCGTTATGGCATGTATGCCGTTTTTGGAAATCATGATTATGTCCTAAAAGATAATGATTTTGCTGCTTTAAAGAATATATTAGAACAGAATGGTTGTAAGACCCTGCAAAATGAGCAGTGTTTGCTTAATATAGAAGGACATCCCGTCAACATTATAGGGATTGATGATTACAGTACGAACCGAAGTGACCTTGAATCTTCTTATCAGTATGTAAAATCGGGTTACAATCTAGTGTTAACACATGATCCCAATGTTGTTTTAGACATGAAGCATTGCAGTTTTGACTACCTTCTTTCCGGCCATTTTCACGGAGGACAATTTTTGTACCCGAAACCTTATCATCTTGTTAAGATGGGTAAGCTTGCTCGAATGAAAATGATTAAAGGGCTTCACTGTTACGAGGACAAGTCTTTTTATATTAGTGAAGGTTTAGGACAAACAGGGTTGAATGCCCGAATCGGATCGCGTCCTGAAATTACGCTTCATACCTTGTCTGTCGGTAAGGAAATGGCAAATGCGAAAATAAGCTAA